DNA from Gephyromycinifex aptenodytis:
GATATGAATGCGGGGAACAGCACGGCGGGCCGCCCCTTGGAACTGGGACGGCCCGCCGATGAGTGCGCTACGGCACGGATCAGAGCTGGTTGAACACCTTCGCCATGGCAGCCTTCTTGTTGGCGGCCTGGTTCTTGTGGATAACGCCCTTGCCAGCGGCCTTGTCGAGCCGGCGGCCGGCCTGACGCAGGGCAGCCTCGGCAGCCTCTTTGTCGCCAGCAGCAGCAGCTTCGCGGAACTTACGGTTCCACGTACGCAGCTCAGACTTGTACGCCCGGTTGCGCTCGGTGCGCTTGGCGTTGGTCTTGATGCGCTTGATCTGCGACTTGATATTCGCCATGGTCCACTCTCATTTCCGGTCGTTCGGCTGTCGGAGGACAGGCCCGCCCTCGAATCCGGCAGTGGTGAGTTGCCGGGCAAAAGCGGACTGCTTGACGCGTGTAAGCGCACGACCTGGGCGCACACGCAAGGGGTAACGCTACCAGCGCGGGAGCGTGGTCCCAAAAAGTCGGCTAAGCCGAGCGGTCAAGGTCGACACACGACGTGCGCTGGACGAAGCGGGGCTCAGCGCTGCCGACGTAGCTCGCAGATGGTCCACACCGCATGTTCCACGGCATAGACCGGATCGCGACCGCCACCTTTGACGGCGAAGTCGGCGGCGGCAACCGCCTGGATGGCAGCGCCGAGAGCCTCGACATCCCAGCCCTGCAGCGACCGGCGAGCTCGCTCGATCTGCCACGGCGCCATTCCCAGCCCTTTGGCCAGCTGTCCGGTGGGGCCACGACCGGCCCCGGCCACCTTGATCAGCTGGCGCAGTTGCACGGCCAGAACCGCAACGATCGGCACCGGGTCGACCCCGGAGGCCAGCGCGTGGCGCAGCAGCCGCAACGCTTCGGCGCTGTTGCCCGCCACGGCCGCGTCGGCGACCCGAAAACCCGTGGCGTCGACCCGTCCCCCGTGGTAGCGGTGCACGGTGTCCTCGTCGATGACCCCGGTGGTGTCGTCGATGAGTTGTTTGCAGGCCGATGCCAGTTCGCGTACGTCCCGACCGACGGCCTCGATCAAGGAGCGCACCGCACCCGCAGTGGCCTTGCGCCCGGCCCGGCGGAACTCGTGGGTGGCGAAGTCGGTCTTGTCCTTATCGGATTTGATCGCAGGGGCTTCGATGACGCGCGCCCCCGACTTCTTCATGGCCTCCAACACCTTCTTGCCGCGGTTGCCACCTTTGTGCAGCGCGACCAGGGTCACGTCCTCGACCGGGGACTTCAGGAAGCCCAGCAGGTCGGACTGCAGGTCCTCCCCCGCCTCGTCGACGTCGCTGACCACGAGCGCCTTGGCACCACCGAACAGAGACGGCGCGCTCTGCATCCCGACCTGGCCTGGTTCGTAGGCGGCGCCGTAGAGGCGGACCACCTCCAGGTCTGACTGGGTGCAGCGCAGTGCGTCCAGCGTGGATTCCAGCGCCCGTTCGGCGATGACGGCTTCCGGGCCGCTGATGAGTACCAGCGGCGGCACACCTGAGGCGGGCGGGGCAGAGGTCACGCTGCCCAGCTTGGCATGCTCGCCGCAGCCTCGGCCATCCCACCGGCTCACCGCCCAGCCGACCCGCGCGCCAGGCTCACAACCCGAGCAGACGCAAGCGAGTTTCCACCAACCCCACGGCGAGCTCGAGATGTTCGGACAACTCTTGGGGGCTCAACCCCAGTTCGATGCCGTCCTTGAGTTCTTCATCCTCCTCGCGGGTCCAGGCGTGCCCGCCGGTCACCGCGGTCCGTTCCCGGGGCGCGGTCGGGGCACCGGTGGCGATGGCCTCACTGACCTTGGGCGCAGGAGGGTGTTCGGTCTCCCCCGCCTCCAGCTTCGCCGGGTCCTGTTCCAGGACTGCTCCCACCCCGCGCGGCGCCGGTTTGAGATGTGGAACCACGGGCGCGGCGCCCGCGTCCAGGCGACGCAGCGACTCCAGCACCCGTTGAGTGTTCGTGGTCGGCCAGAACGGCGGTAGCGAGCGCTGCAGGAAGCCGGCATAGCGGGCGCTGATCATCCGGGAGTCCAAGAAGGCGACCACCCCTTTGTCGTCGCTGCGGCGAATGAGGCGCCCCGCTCCCTGGGCAAGCCGCAGCGCTGCGTGCGTCACCGAGACGGCCATGAAGCCATTGCCACCCCGGCGGGCGATGGCCTGTGTGCGGGCCGAGGCGAGCGGGTCATCCGGTCGCGGGAACGGGATCCGGTCGATGACGACGAGTTGGCAGGCCGGGCCTGGCACGTCCACGCCTTGCCACAGCGTCAAGGTCCCGAACAGGCAGGTTTTCGCGTCGGCAGCGAAATCTCGCACCAATGTGCTGATCTGATCCTCACCTTGGCACAGGATCGGGAACTCCTGGCCCAACCGGGCCCGCATCTGCTCGGCGGCGTTCTGCGCGGCGCGCATGGAGGAGAACAGGCCCAGGGTGCGCCCACCGGCGGCGCGGATGAGGTCCTCTAACTCCTGGAGCATGTCCGGGTGCGGTCCTTCACGCCCCGGGGGCGGCAGGTGTGCGGCCACGTAGGCGATGCCCTGGCGCGGGTAGTCAAAGGGGCTACCCACATCCAGGCAGGTCCAGGGCGGGGCTCCGGCTCCGCGTAGTCCCATCGTGCCGGCCACCGCATCGAAGCTGCCGCCCAGTTCGATCGTCGCCGAGGTCAGCACGACGGTGCGTTCCGAGAACAGCTTTTCGCGCAGATCCATCGCCACACTCATCGGGGCGACCCGCAGCGCAGGGCCGCGGTTGGGGTTCTGTGTCACCCAGGCCACGTCCAGCTCGCGTTCTTCGAGCAAGCGGTCCACGACATCGACGAGTTCATCCACCGCTGCCCGGGCCAACGCCCGGGCGCCATCGGCCGAATCAGCGGCCTTGGCCTGTCCCGACTCCGGTTTCAAGCCGCTCTGCACCCCTCGGGCCGACTCGCGGACCCGGCTCAGCGCTGCGGCCAGCGACTCCGGCAGACAGCTGAGACGGCCTTCGGGTAGCGGCGCCAGGGCTTCGGAGAGCACCTCGGCGGTCGCGCCCAGATCGTCGGTATCGGCCAGTCGCGCCGCGCGGCGTGCGGCGGCGCTCACCGCGCCGGGAGTCAACTCGTCGGTGACCGTGGCGGTGACCCGGTCGACCAGTTCATGGGCCTCATCGATGACCAGCAGGTCGTGCTCGGGCAGCATTGATCGACCCTCGAATGCGTCGATCGCCATGAAGCTGTGGTTGGTGACGACGACGTCGACGTCTTTGGCGGCAGCCCGGGAAGTCTCCACGAAACATTCCGAGACCATCGGGCAGCGCGAACCGAGACATTCCTTAGCCGAGACCGACACCTGGCGCCAGGCCCGTTCAGTGACACCGGGGACCAGTTCGTCGCGATCCCCGGAGTCGCTCTCCTGCGCCCACTGCCGCAGCCGCACCACTTCGGCACCCAAGGCCGAGCTCGGCGCTTCCTCGGGCTCGGCGCCGACGGTGAACAGACCCGAGGATGCGAACAGCGCGCCCTCATCATCGGGGAAACCCCCGTCCAGTTTGTGCTTGCACAGGTAGTTCCGCCGCCCCTTGACCAGGGCGTACGTGGGGCGGCGGCCGAGCAGTGGCGCCAGCGCGCCAGCCAGGCGCGGCATGTCTCGGTCGACGATCTGGGCCTGTAGTGCCAACGTCGCGGTGGCCACTACTGCCGGTTTCGAGGTGGCGACGGCGTGCGCGACCGCCGGGACGAGGTAGGCCAGCGACTTGCCGGTACCCGTCCCAGCTTGCACGAGCAGGTGTTCCTCGGCAGCTACCGCGTCCTGGACCGCGAGCGCCATCTGGACCTGGCCGGGGCGTTCGCTGCCGCCCACTGCGGCTACAGCGGCGCGCAACATCTCAGGTAGATCGGATCCAGGCACCAGCACAGCCTAAGCGCGTGGGCACCGCGCGCTCTCCCGGCACACACAGCGCCTGAGGTCAGCCGCCGACCGAGGACAGCGCGCCCGGAGGCGCTCCAGGTGCGAACTCGCCGACGGGGCCTGCGTTCGGGGCTCAACCCGAGCCGGTGAAGGCGCTCGGGGTGAGCGCGCGCAAGAAGATGACCTGGTCTGCGGGCTCTTTCGTAGGAACCTTGACGAACCCGGGCAGACGCCCCACCTCGCGATAACCCAAGGCGCTCAGCAAGCCTTCGGCGCGCGGGTCCCCCTGCGTTTCGGCAGCCACCAGTTCGACCTGCGGATGTTCACGTCGCAGCAGGCCGTGCAGGCCGGCCAACAACATCCGGCCGTGGCCTCGGCCCGGGGTGCGCACACAGAGGTGACTCACGGTGGCGGTGTGCGCGTGCGTGCCGATGCCCACGACGGCCCACCCGCATCCGATGAGCTGACCGTCGTGGGCCCGCAAAGTGAGCAGCACGCTCTCCTCGCGCGCCAGCGCGAGCAGCATCCGGCGCACGGCCGGTGAGGTCCCGCCGGGTGAGGACGCTGCGGGGTGATCACGCAGCAGCGACACGATTTCTTCCGCCAGCCCAGGCTCGCCAGCCTGCTCGGGGCTGATCGGGACCAGGGTGGGTGAGACCCACCGGCCATAACGTGATCCGGAGGCGGCCGACCCGTCCGGGTCCAGCGCGTCGCGGGGTTCGGTGCAGACCAGGCCGGCAGCTTCGGCCGAGCGGATCGAGGCGGTGTTGTCGAATCGGATGACCCCGTGCACGGCGGGTTCCGGCAGCCATTCGCAGGCCCAGGCCAGGGTGGCTTTGGCGGCCTCGGCGCCGAATCCGTAACCGTGGGCACCGTAGGAGAGCCGGTAATACAGGTTGAGCCCCGTGCTTTCGCGGCGCACCCCCGCGAACCCCAGCTGCGCCCCCGTGTGCCGGTCCTCCACGAGCCAATAGCAGATGCCGTCGCGCTCCCAGCTGCGAAGCCACCCGGTGAACTCGGCAAGAGACTCGGCACCGGTGCTTCGCCGCGCTCCGGGCACCGAGAACAACCGCGCATCCGAATGAACCGCGTGGTGAAAGGCTGCGTCCTGCATCTGCGGAGGACGCAGCCGTAGCCGCTCGGTCTCCACGACGCAGGGCCATGGGCGGTTCCCGCTCATGGCAGGCAGCGTATCCGGCCAATCAAACTGCGAAGCAGCGGAGTTCCTCGACCTGGTGCGCCATCACGAGAACGCTCAACCGAGTGCCTTCGCCGGTGTGCTCTTCAGCGCGGATCTCGGCGTTGACGTGCAGGTCGTTGACGATCTCGCCGCGGTCGTAGGGGATGAGCAGTTCCAGCGCGACGTTGGGCCGCGGCAGCTCATCGGCAATGATCTGCCGCAGCTCCGCCAAGCCTTCCCCGGTACGAGCCGAGACGACGACCGAGTGCTTCTCCTGACGACGCAGCGAATCCAACACTTCGGGGTCGGCCGCGTCGGCCTTGTTGATGACGATGACCTCAGTCGGCCATTCCCGCCCGTGTTCGCCCAAAACGTCCATGAGCACCGCGCGTACCGCGCTGATCTGTCCGGCTGGGCTCGGGTGGGAACCGTCCACGACATGCAACAGCAGGTCTGCCTCGGCGACCTCCTCCAGCGTGGAGCGGAAGGCCTCGACGAGCTGATGGGGCAGTGAGCGCACGAAACCGACGGTGTCGGCGAGGGTGTATTCGCGACCGTCCTCGGTCTGGGCCCGGCGCACGGTCGGGTCCAGCGTGGCGAAGAGTTGGTTCTCGACCAACACCCCGGCGCCGGTCAGCCGGTTCAGCAGGGAGGACTTCCCGGCGTTGGTGTAGCCGGCGATAGCCACCGAGGGCACCCCACCGGCTGTGCGCGAACTACGTTTGGTGTCTCGAACGGTCTTCATGTCGCGGATCTCGCGCTTGAGTTTGCTGATCCGCTGGTTGATCCGGCGCCGGTCGAGTTCGATCTTGGTCTCACCGGGGCCGCGCGAGCCCATCCCGGCCCCTCCGGAGACCTGTCCACCGGCCTGCCGGGACATCGATTCACCCCAACCGCGCAGTCGCGGCAGCAGGTACTGCAGTTGCGCCAGCTCGACCTGGGCTTTGCCCTCTCGGCTCTTGGCGTGCTGGGCGAAGATGTCCAGGATCAACGCGGTGCGGTCGATGACCTTGACCTTGACGACATCTTCGAGAGCCCGGCGCTGGCTCGGGGCGAGTTCGTCGTCGCACACCACGGTGTCGGCGCCTTCGGCGCGCACGATCTCGGCCAGCTCCTCGGCCTTACCCGAACCGAGATAGGTGGCGGGGTCCGGGCGTTGGCGGCGTTGCACCACCCCGGCCAGCACGCTGGATCCAGCGGTTTCTGCCAAGGCGGCCAACTCCCGCAGTGAGTTCTCCGCCTCGGCCAACGTGCCCTCGCACCACACCCCGGCGAGCACCACCCGCTCCAGCCGCAGCTGGCGGTACTCGACCTCGGTGACGTCATCGAGTTCGGTCGACAACCCCGCGACGCGACGCATCGCGGCGCGCTCCTCGCGTTCGAGCTGGTCTCCGTCGAAGGAGAGGAAATCGGGGTCTTTGCTGTGCCAGTCGTCGCTGTCGGAGAGCGCGGACGCCTTGGCATCGAAGATGTCTGAGTTCGTCATATCCCTCTCAGAATCGCAGACGCCCGCCCCGGATGCGAGGCAATACCTGCCAGGGCCGGTCTCAGTCCCCCATCGAGGGCCCCGCAACGACTGACTGACGACTGATCGCAGCCCCGATGACCGGCAACCCCTCCCCTGGTCGCTGCCGCGGCGCGACTGCCCGTAGGCCCGGCCTGACCGGCTACGGCCGGGGGCCCCCTGTTGCACCTCGGTGCGGGCGCATCCGGGCCGCCGCGCGGCCGTGGCACTATGAGGCGGTTCCGCTTCGTGCTGTTGGACCCCCGCCCGACCCCAAGGAACCCCTGGTGCTGATCTTCCTGTTCGCCCTCGCCCTCATTCCCTCGATGGCTCTGGCCACCGCGTTGGGCGCCGGGTCGGCTGCGATCGTCGGGGGGATGGTGGCTTTCTTCGCCCTGATCTCCTTCATGGCCGGCCCACTGCGTCGGGATCTGCGTCTGGCGTTGATGTTGGCACCGATCATGACCGCCGGAGCCGTCCTTCCGAGGCTCGTCGCCGAGGCCTCCCGCCCGGCGGGAATAGCGCTGGCCGTAGTCGTGGTGGGCGTCGCGGCGCTGCTGCCGCTCTGGGGACGCCACCTCACCAGCGCGGGGACCGGGCTGGGGATGAGCTCACTGTTCGCTTTCGGATTCGCACCCACCACCACAACCAGCATCGGGCAGCTACTCGTGGCTGCCATCAGCGGTTTCGTCACAGCCGTCTTGGTGCGCATCCTGCTGGGGCTGGCCGACCCCAGCAAACCCACTCGGGCAGCCACAGCAGCCTTGCTGGATGCGAAAGAACCAGCGGTCGGGGAGGCCTTCGACCTGTGGTTGGCCGACGGCCGTCCACACTGGATCGGTGAGGTGATGAGCGCCGCGACCCGGTTCCGACGTGCCGCCCACGCCGCCGGCCTTGCTGCCCACCGGGATGATGCCGCGACCCAGGAGGGCCTGAACCGACTTTCTGCACGAGCGCAAGAATTGGCCGGGTTGGTCAGGGCGAAAGATCCCGCCAAGGTACCTGCGGCGACGGCTGCAGACGTGGCGACGCCAGACTCGGACACACCTGCGTATCCGCCCGGTCTGGAGAACGCCGCACGCGCCCTGGACCTGGTCGAAGAGGCGGCCCGCAACCGAGATCGCACCCGGGTGCCACTGGAGAATTCGGAGCGCGCGGCCCTGCGCGAGGCGCTCCTGCGCCCGGCCCCGACGCTGGGTTCCATTCATGTTCGGCACGCCATCCGAACCGCTCTGGGCTTGCTGGTGATGCTCATCCTCACCAGCCACCTCGAGCACGGCGACCCGCTGATCCCCACGACCTTGATGACGACGTTCGGGATCCTGCAGGC
Protein-coding regions in this window:
- the rpsT gene encoding 30S ribosomal protein S20, producing the protein MANIKSQIKRIKTNAKRTERNRAYKSELRTWNRKFREAAAAGDKEAAEAALRQAGRRLDKAAGKGVIHKNQAANKKAAMAKVFNQL
- the holA gene encoding DNA polymerase III subunit delta; this encodes MTSAPPASGVPPLVLISGPEAVIAERALESTLDALRCTQSDLEVVRLYGAAYEPGQVGMQSAPSLFGGAKALVVSDVDEAGEDLQSDLLGFLKSPVEDVTLVALHKGGNRGKKVLEAMKKSGARVIEAPAIKSDKDKTDFATHEFRRAGRKATAGAVRSLIEAVGRDVRELASACKQLIDDTTGVIDEDTVHRYHGGRVDATGFRVADAAVAGNSAEALRLLRHALASGVDPVPIVAVLAVQLRQLIKVAGAGRGPTGQLAKGLGMAPWQIERARRSLQGWDVEALGAAIQAVAAADFAVKGGGRDPVYAVEHAVWTICELRRQR
- a CDS encoding ATP-dependent DNA helicase, which encodes MLRAAVAAVGGSERPGQVQMALAVQDAVAAEEHLLVQAGTGTGKSLAYLVPAVAHAVATSKPAVVATATLALQAQIVDRDMPRLAGALAPLLGRRPTYALVKGRRNYLCKHKLDGGFPDDEGALFASSGLFTVGAEPEEAPSSALGAEVVRLRQWAQESDSGDRDELVPGVTERAWRQVSVSAKECLGSRCPMVSECFVETSRAAAKDVDVVVTNHSFMAIDAFEGRSMLPEHDLLVIDEAHELVDRVTATVTDELTPGAVSAAARRAARLADTDDLGATAEVLSEALAPLPEGRLSCLPESLAAALSRVRESARGVQSGLKPESGQAKAADSADGARALARAAVDELVDVVDRLLEERELDVAWVTQNPNRGPALRVAPMSVAMDLREKLFSERTVVLTSATIELGGSFDAVAGTMGLRGAGAPPWTCLDVGSPFDYPRQGIAYVAAHLPPPGREGPHPDMLQELEDLIRAAGGRTLGLFSSMRAAQNAAEQMRARLGQEFPILCQGEDQISTLVRDFAADAKTCLFGTLTLWQGVDVPGPACQLVVIDRIPFPRPDDPLASARTQAIARRGGNGFMAVSVTHAALRLAQGAGRLIRRSDDKGVVAFLDSRMISARYAGFLQRSLPPFWPTTNTQRVLESLRRLDAGAAPVVPHLKPAPRGVGAVLEQDPAKLEAGETEHPPAPKVSEAIATGAPTAPRERTAVTGGHAWTREEDEELKDGIELGLSPQELSEHLELAVGLVETRLRLLGL
- a CDS encoding GNAT family N-acetyltransferase yields the protein MSGNRPWPCVVETERLRLRPPQMQDAAFHHAVHSDARLFSVPGARRSTGAESLAEFTGWLRSWERDGICYWLVEDRHTGAQLGFAGVRRESTGLNLYYRLSYGAHGYGFGAEAAKATLAWACEWLPEPAVHGVIRFDNTASIRSAEAAGLVCTEPRDALDPDGSAASGSRYGRWVSPTLVPISPEQAGEPGLAEEIVSLLRDHPAASSPGGTSPAVRRMLLALAREESVLLTLRAHDGQLIGCGWAVVGIGTHAHTATVSHLCVRTPGRGHGRMLLAGLHGLLRREHPQVELVAAETQGDPRAEGLLSALGYREVGRLPGFVKVPTKEPADQVIFLRALTPSAFTGSG
- the hflX gene encoding GTPase HflX, with the protein product MTNSDIFDAKASALSDSDDWHSKDPDFLSFDGDQLEREERAAMRRVAGLSTELDDVTEVEYRQLRLERVVLAGVWCEGTLAEAENSLRELAALAETAGSSVLAGVVQRRQRPDPATYLGSGKAEELAEIVRAEGADTVVCDDELAPSQRRALEDVVKVKVIDRTALILDIFAQHAKSREGKAQVELAQLQYLLPRLRGWGESMSRQAGGQVSGGAGMGSRGPGETKIELDRRRINQRISKLKREIRDMKTVRDTKRSSRTAGGVPSVAIAGYTNAGKSSLLNRLTGAGVLVENQLFATLDPTVRRAQTEDGREYTLADTVGFVRSLPHQLVEAFRSTLEEVAEADLLLHVVDGSHPSPAGQISAVRAVLMDVLGEHGREWPTEVIVINKADAADPEVLDSLRRQEKHSVVVSARTGEGLAELRQIIADELPRPNVALELLIPYDRGEIVNDLHVNAEIRAEEHTGEGTRLSVLVMAHQVEELRCFAV
- a CDS encoding FUSC family protein: MLIFLFALALIPSMALATALGAGSAAIVGGMVAFFALISFMAGPLRRDLRLALMLAPIMTAGAVLPRLVAEASRPAGIALAVVVVGVAALLPLWGRHLTSAGTGLGMSSLFAFGFAPTTTTSIGQLLVAAISGFVTAVLVRILLGLADPSKPTRAATAALLDAKEPAVGEAFDLWLADGRPHWIGEVMSAATRFRRAAHAAGLAAHRDDAATQEGLNRLSARAQELAGLVRAKDPAKVPAATAADVATPDSDTPAYPPGLENAARALDLVEEAARNRDRTRVPLENSERAALREALLRPAPTLGSIHVRHAIRTALGLLVMLILTSHLEHGDPLIPTTLMTTFGILQASWAATLDKARPRIIGLLFGSLGVWLLLVIVPQPLLTPISAAALLLGLGFVTSRPALGYAFMVLVSVGLNSATRHLDPYPLLGEYAVLIALSVLVGVVGGFTVIPSLRTAPLAQRVEEARGAAVQLLHALAAGQVRGKAHILGLQREALHAQLGLVPDHESLTDEQAADLETLRVALRDLGALATSAHLSSPVLTRAATCLTRASDVAAPASALEGKDAESLDALTLVSLAEEAHAAHGRLLAELG